A genomic region of Eucalyptus grandis isolate ANBG69807.140 chromosome 5, ASM1654582v1, whole genome shotgun sequence contains the following coding sequences:
- the LOC104444845 gene encoding uncharacterized protein LOC104444845 gives MAKPTLDLIQNPQKLYKSKDHKRRAKGMSFLAFVFSVFFYISVFYIFNLSPSQNFKNSKFWFFISNTLILIIAADYGAFSSSSRERHDVLSEEYLARTSLAKNNSVGGFVPVLRHDPETVEENVSGEEKRVVWEETKAAAEVEPEREADSKQRQEEEEEEVAKNGPQDDEAEKQVEVNGEAEKEIVANEVPESQTENVIEGAITEENDEFSSMSDEELNRRVEEFIRKLKRQIQLQGV, from the coding sequence ATGGCAAAACCCACACTAGATTTGATCCAAAACCCACAAAAGCTCTACAAATCCAAAGACCATAAACGTAGGGCGAAGGGAATGTCTTTCTTGGCATTCGTCTTCTCGGTCTTCTTCTACATCTCAGTCTTCTACATCTTCAACCTATCTCCATCCCAAAACTTCAAGAACAGCAAGTTCTGGTTCTTCATCTCCAACACCCTCATCCTCATCATCGCGGCAGACTACGGAGCTTTCTCCTCATCAAGCAGGGAGAGGCACGATGTCCTCTCTGAGGAGTACCTCGCGCGCACTAGCCTCGCAAAGAACAACAGCGTTGGGGGCTTCGTTCCGGTGCTTCGGCATGACCCAGAAACCGTCGAGGAAAATGTCTCGGGAGAAGAGAAGCGTGTTGTCTGGGAGGAAACGAAAGCAGCGGCTGAGGTAGAGCCAGAAAGAGAGGCTGACTCGAAGCAGAggcaagaggaggaagaagaagaagtggcgAAGAATGGTCCTCAAGATGATGAAGCTGAGAAGCAAGTGGAGGTTAACGGCGAAGCAGAGAAGGAGATTGTGGCGAATGAAGTACCAGAGAGCCAGACTGAGAACGTTATAGAGGGGGCGATTACCGAAGAGAACGATGAGTTCTCGAGTATGTCGGATGAAGAGTTGAACCGGAGGGTTGAGGAGTTCATTCGGAAACTCAAAAGGCAGATTCAGCTTCAAGGGGTttga
- the LOC104444843 gene encoding peroxisomal (S)-2-hydroxy-acid oxidase isoform X3 has product MLALAPFFSLRRFMLTISIRECATARAASAAGTIMTLSSWATSNAEEVASTGPGIHFFQLYVLKDRNVVAQLVRRAERAGFRAIVLTVDTPRLGRREADIKNRFALPSYLTLKNFEGLDLGKNYKTNDSGLTTYAAEQTDRSLSWKDVKWLQTITTLPILVKGVLTAEDTRLAIQAGAAGIIVSNHGARQLDYVPATIMALEEVVKAAQGKIPVFLDGGVRRGTDVFKALALGASGVFIGRPVLFSLAAEGEPGVKKVLQMLRDEFELTMALSGCRSLKEITRDHVMTEWDRPRILPRL; this is encoded by the exons ATGCTTGCATTAGCTCCTTTCTTCTCCCTGAGGAGATTCATGCTTACCATTTCAATac GAGAATGTGCAACAGCTAGAGCTGCGTCAGCAGCAGGGACGATTATG ACACTATCCTCATGGGCTACATCAAATGCGGAAGAAGTTGCTTCGACAGGACCTGGAATTCACTTCTTCCAGCTTTAC GTGTTAAAAGACAGAAATGTTGTCGCACAACTTGTGAGGAGAGCTGAAAGAGCTGGTTTCAGAGCAATTGTCCTTACCGTGGACACACCGAGGCTTGGTCGCAGAGAAGCTGACATCAAGAATAG ATTTGCTTTGCCTTCATATCTCACACTCAAGAATTTTGAGGGTTTGGATCTTGGAAAGAATTAtaag ACAAATGACTCAGGTCTTACCACTTACGCTGCTGAACAGACAGACCGATCTCTAAGCTGGAAG GATGTCAAGTGGCTTCAAACAATCACAACACTGCCAATTCTAGTGAAGGGTGTTCTAACTGCTGAAGATA CAAGGCTAGCTATTCAAGCGGGAGCTGCTGGAATCATAGTGTCCAACCATGGAGCTCGGCAACTTGATTATGTACCTGCAACCATCATGGCTCTGGAAGAG GTTGTAAAAGCTGCACAAGGAAAAATTCCAGTTTTCCTGGATGGTGGGGTTCGCCGCGGAACCGATGTCTTCAAGGCATTGGCTCTTGGAGCATCTGGGGTATTT ATCGGAAGGCCTGTCCTGTTCTCACTGGCGGCCGAGGGCGAACCTGGTGTGAAGAAAGTGCTTCAAATGCTCCGTGACGAGTTTGAGCTGACTATGGCATTGAGTGGATGCCGCTCGTTGAAGGAGATCACCCGCGACCATGTCATGACTGAGTGGGACCGTCCTCGGATCTTACCTCGCTTGTGA
- the LOC104444843 gene encoding peroxisomal (S)-2-hydroxy-acid oxidase isoform X1 yields the protein MEITNVMEYEEIAKKKLPKMVYDYYASGAEDQWTLTENRNAFSRILFRPRVLVDVSHIDVTTMVLGFKISMPIMIAPTAMQKMAHPDGECATARAASAAGTIMTLSSWATSNAEEVASTGPGIHFFQLYVLKDRNVVAQLVRRAERAGFRAIVLTVDTPRLGRREADIKNRFALPSYLTLKNFEGLDLGKNYKTNDSGLTTYAAEQTDRSLSWKDVKWLQTITTLPILVKGVLTAEDTRLAIQAGAAGIIVSNHGARQLDYVPATIMALEEVVKAAQGKIPVFLDGGVRRGTDVFKALALGASGVFIGRPVLFSLAAEGEPGVKKVLQMLRDEFELTMALSGCRSLKEITRDHVMTEWDRPRILPRL from the exons ATGGAGATCACTAATGTGATGGAGTATGAGGAAATTGCGAAGAAGAAACTACCCAAGATGGTGTATGACTACTACGCGTCTGGTGCAGAAGACCAGTGGACTCTCACGGAAAACCGAAATGCGTTTTCAAGGATTTT GTTTCGGCCTCGGGTTCTTGTAGATGTAAGCCATATAGACGTGACGACAATGGTTTTGGGATTCAAAATATCGATGCCTATCATGATTGCTCCAACAGCAATGCAAAAGATGGCTCATCCTGATG GAGAATGTGCAACAGCTAGAGCTGCGTCAGCAGCAGGGACGATTATG ACACTATCCTCATGGGCTACATCAAATGCGGAAGAAGTTGCTTCGACAGGACCTGGAATTCACTTCTTCCAGCTTTAC GTGTTAAAAGACAGAAATGTTGTCGCACAACTTGTGAGGAGAGCTGAAAGAGCTGGTTTCAGAGCAATTGTCCTTACCGTGGACACACCGAGGCTTGGTCGCAGAGAAGCTGACATCAAGAATAG ATTTGCTTTGCCTTCATATCTCACACTCAAGAATTTTGAGGGTTTGGATCTTGGAAAGAATTAtaag ACAAATGACTCAGGTCTTACCACTTACGCTGCTGAACAGACAGACCGATCTCTAAGCTGGAAG GATGTCAAGTGGCTTCAAACAATCACAACACTGCCAATTCTAGTGAAGGGTGTTCTAACTGCTGAAGATA CAAGGCTAGCTATTCAAGCGGGAGCTGCTGGAATCATAGTGTCCAACCATGGAGCTCGGCAACTTGATTATGTACCTGCAACCATCATGGCTCTGGAAGAG GTTGTAAAAGCTGCACAAGGAAAAATTCCAGTTTTCCTGGATGGTGGGGTTCGCCGCGGAACCGATGTCTTCAAGGCATTGGCTCTTGGAGCATCTGGGGTATTT ATCGGAAGGCCTGTCCTGTTCTCACTGGCGGCCGAGGGCGAACCTGGTGTGAAGAAAGTGCTTCAAATGCTCCGTGACGAGTTTGAGCTGACTATGGCATTGAGTGGATGCCGCTCGTTGAAGGAGATCACCCGCGACCATGTCATGACTGAGTGGGACCGTCCTCGGATCTTACCTCGCTTGTGA
- the LOC104444843 gene encoding peroxisomal (S)-2-hydroxy-acid oxidase isoform X4, whose product MRKLRRRNYPRWCMTTTRLVQKTSGLSRKTEMRFQGFCKFRPRVLVDVSHIDVTTMVLGFKISMPIMIAPTAMQKMAHPDGECATARAASAAGTIMTLSSWATSNAEEVASTGPGIHFFQLYVLKDRNVVAQLVRRAERAGFRAIVLTVDTPRLGRREADIKNRFALPSYLTLKNFEGLDLGKNYKTNDSGLTTYAAEQTDRSLSWKDVKWLQTITTLPILVKGVLTAEDTRLAIQAGAAGIIVSNHGARQLDYVPATIMALEEVVKAAQGKIPVFLDGGVRRGTDVFKALALGASGVFIGRPVLFSLAAEGEPGVKKVLQMLRDEFELTMALSGCRSLKEITRDHVMTEWDRPRILPRL is encoded by the exons ATGAGGAAATTGCGAAGAAGAAACTACCCAAGATGGTGTATGACTACTACGCGTCTGGTGCAGAAGACCAGTGGACTCTCACGGAAAACCGAAATGCGTTTTCAAGGATTTTGTAA GTTTCGGCCTCGGGTTCTTGTAGATGTAAGCCATATAGACGTGACGACAATGGTTTTGGGATTCAAAATATCGATGCCTATCATGATTGCTCCAACAGCAATGCAAAAGATGGCTCATCCTGATG GAGAATGTGCAACAGCTAGAGCTGCGTCAGCAGCAGGGACGATTATG ACACTATCCTCATGGGCTACATCAAATGCGGAAGAAGTTGCTTCGACAGGACCTGGAATTCACTTCTTCCAGCTTTAC GTGTTAAAAGACAGAAATGTTGTCGCACAACTTGTGAGGAGAGCTGAAAGAGCTGGTTTCAGAGCAATTGTCCTTACCGTGGACACACCGAGGCTTGGTCGCAGAGAAGCTGACATCAAGAATAG ATTTGCTTTGCCTTCATATCTCACACTCAAGAATTTTGAGGGTTTGGATCTTGGAAAGAATTAtaag ACAAATGACTCAGGTCTTACCACTTACGCTGCTGAACAGACAGACCGATCTCTAAGCTGGAAG GATGTCAAGTGGCTTCAAACAATCACAACACTGCCAATTCTAGTGAAGGGTGTTCTAACTGCTGAAGATA CAAGGCTAGCTATTCAAGCGGGAGCTGCTGGAATCATAGTGTCCAACCATGGAGCTCGGCAACTTGATTATGTACCTGCAACCATCATGGCTCTGGAAGAG GTTGTAAAAGCTGCACAAGGAAAAATTCCAGTTTTCCTGGATGGTGGGGTTCGCCGCGGAACCGATGTCTTCAAGGCATTGGCTCTTGGAGCATCTGGGGTATTT ATCGGAAGGCCTGTCCTGTTCTCACTGGCGGCCGAGGGCGAACCTGGTGTGAAGAAAGTGCTTCAAATGCTCCGTGACGAGTTTGAGCTGACTATGGCATTGAGTGGATGCCGCTCGTTGAAGGAGATCACCCGCGACCATGTCATGACTGAGTGGGACCGTCCTCGGATCTTACCTCGCTTGTGA
- the LOC104444843 gene encoding peroxisomal (S)-2-hydroxy-acid oxidase isoform X2, translated as MVLGFKISMPIMIAPTAMQKMAHPDGECATARAASAAGTIMTLSSWATSNAEEVASTGPGIHFFQLYVLKDRNVVAQLVRRAERAGFRAIVLTVDTPRLGRREADIKNRFALPSYLTLKNFEGLDLGKNYKTNDSGLTTYAAEQTDRSLSWKDVKWLQTITTLPILVKGVLTAEDTRLAIQAGAAGIIVSNHGARQLDYVPATIMALEEVVKAAQGKIPVFLDGGVRRGTDVFKALALGASGVFIGRPVLFSLAAEGEPGVKKVLQMLRDEFELTMALSGCRSLKEITRDHVMTEWDRPRILPRL; from the exons ATGGTTTTGGGATTCAAAATATCGATGCCTATCATGATTGCTCCAACAGCAATGCAAAAGATGGCTCATCCTGATG GAGAATGTGCAACAGCTAGAGCTGCGTCAGCAGCAGGGACGATTATG ACACTATCCTCATGGGCTACATCAAATGCGGAAGAAGTTGCTTCGACAGGACCTGGAATTCACTTCTTCCAGCTTTAC GTGTTAAAAGACAGAAATGTTGTCGCACAACTTGTGAGGAGAGCTGAAAGAGCTGGTTTCAGAGCAATTGTCCTTACCGTGGACACACCGAGGCTTGGTCGCAGAGAAGCTGACATCAAGAATAG ATTTGCTTTGCCTTCATATCTCACACTCAAGAATTTTGAGGGTTTGGATCTTGGAAAGAATTAtaag ACAAATGACTCAGGTCTTACCACTTACGCTGCTGAACAGACAGACCGATCTCTAAGCTGGAAG GATGTCAAGTGGCTTCAAACAATCACAACACTGCCAATTCTAGTGAAGGGTGTTCTAACTGCTGAAGATA CAAGGCTAGCTATTCAAGCGGGAGCTGCTGGAATCATAGTGTCCAACCATGGAGCTCGGCAACTTGATTATGTACCTGCAACCATCATGGCTCTGGAAGAG GTTGTAAAAGCTGCACAAGGAAAAATTCCAGTTTTCCTGGATGGTGGGGTTCGCCGCGGAACCGATGTCTTCAAGGCATTGGCTCTTGGAGCATCTGGGGTATTT ATCGGAAGGCCTGTCCTGTTCTCACTGGCGGCCGAGGGCGAACCTGGTGTGAAGAAAGTGCTTCAAATGCTCCGTGACGAGTTTGAGCTGACTATGGCATTGAGTGGATGCCGCTCGTTGAAGGAGATCACCCGCGACCATGTCATGACTGAGTGGGACCGTCCTCGGATCTTACCTCGCTTGTGA